A single region of the Bacillus cereus genome encodes:
- the ylbJ gene encoding sporulation integral membrane protein YlbJ produces the protein MYEKWKTAFLTISMLFLTFSLVLHPQAALQASIRGLNIWWEVVFPSLLPFFIIAELLISIGIVKFIGVILEPLMRPLFRVPGVGGFVWAMGMASGFPAGAKLSARLRKSNQLTQIEAERLVSFTNSSNPLFIFGAVSIGFFNNPKLGLVLAAAHYISNFTVGLLMRFYGSNDTYIKEKHTNQKRAFQNPFSILHQTRMQEKRPIGKLLGDAIVSSIQTLLMIGGFIILFSVLNKMIIVFEITEALSFIMQHILSFFQLTSQFNIPILSGIFEMTLGSQMISQINETTLLQQAMVTSFILAFSGLSIQAQVASILAETDIRFKPYFLARIIQSIIAPIFTFIFWEPFYEKVHSVSPTQEDIPVFLLNHSFTLNDIWIAFIHYGPIFTLFCLYLYVILLFLRIYKEKPRSL, from the coding sequence ATGTACGAAAAATGGAAAACTGCTTTTCTTACCATATCAATGCTGTTTTTAACCTTTTCTCTTGTACTCCACCCCCAAGCTGCTTTGCAAGCTTCAATTCGAGGGTTAAATATATGGTGGGAAGTTGTATTCCCTTCACTACTACCGTTTTTCATCATTGCGGAACTTCTAATCAGTATTGGTATTGTAAAATTTATCGGCGTTATATTAGAACCACTAATGCGTCCATTGTTTCGTGTTCCAGGGGTAGGCGGGTTTGTTTGGGCAATGGGAATGGCTTCAGGATTCCCCGCTGGCGCCAAATTAAGTGCTAGACTACGCAAGAGCAATCAACTAACACAAATTGAAGCGGAACGACTCGTATCTTTCACAAATTCTTCTAATCCGCTTTTTATTTTCGGAGCGGTTTCTATTGGTTTTTTCAATAATCCGAAATTAGGGCTCGTATTAGCAGCAGCACATTATATAAGTAACTTTACCGTCGGGTTACTGATGCGCTTTTATGGTAGTAACGATACTTACATAAAAGAAAAACATACGAATCAAAAACGTGCCTTTCAAAATCCTTTTTCCATTCTCCACCAAACACGTATGCAAGAAAAAAGGCCAATCGGAAAACTACTTGGTGACGCTATCGTTTCTTCTATTCAAACACTGCTCATGATTGGTGGGTTTATTATTTTATTCTCTGTTTTAAATAAAATGATTATTGTTTTCGAAATTACAGAAGCGCTTTCTTTTATTATGCAACATATTTTATCATTCTTCCAACTTACTTCCCAATTTAATATTCCGATATTATCCGGTATTTTTGAAATGACGCTTGGAAGCCAAATGATTAGCCAAATAAATGAAACAACACTTCTTCAACAAGCGATGGTAACAAGCTTCATTTTAGCATTTAGCGGTCTTTCTATTCAGGCACAAGTAGCAAGCATATTAGCGGAGACAGATATCCGTTTTAAACCATATTTTTTAGCTCGAATTATCCAAAGTATTATCGCTCCTATTTTCACTTTTATATTTTGGGAACCATTTTATGAAAAAGTTCATTCTGTCTCGCCTACACAAGAAGATATTCCCGTATTTTTATTGAATCATTCTTTTACACTAAATGATATTTGGATAGCATTTATACACTACGGACCAATCTTCACCTTATTTTGTTTATATTTATATGTTATCTTATTGTTTTTACGTATTTATAAAGAAAAACCCCGTTCACTTTAA
- the coaD gene encoding pantetheine-phosphate adenylyltransferase — translation MTSIAISSGSFDPITLGHLDIIKRGAKVFDEVYVVVLNNSSKKPFFSVEERLELIREATKDIPNVKVDSHSGLLVEYAKMRNANAILRGLRAVSDFEYEMQITSMNRKLDENIETFFIMTNNQYSFLSSSIVKEVARYGGSVVDLVPPIVERALKEKFQTPLK, via the coding sequence ATGACAAGTATAGCTATTTCTTCAGGGAGTTTTGATCCAATTACCCTTGGACATTTGGATATTATTAAAAGGGGAGCAAAAGTATTTGATGAAGTATATGTAGTTGTTTTAAATAATTCATCAAAAAAACCATTCTTTTCGGTAGAAGAACGCTTAGAGTTAATTCGAGAGGCGACAAAGGATATTCCGAATGTAAAGGTTGATTCACATAGTGGATTATTGGTGGAATATGCAAAAATGCGTAATGCAAATGCAATATTACGTGGTTTGCGAGCGGTTTCTGATTTTGAATATGAGATGCAAATTACTTCAATGAATCGAAAATTAGATGAAAATATAGAAACCTTTTTTATTATGACAAACAATCAATATTCATTTTTAAGTTCAAGTATTGTGAAAGAAGTTGCGAGATATGGAGGAAGTGTAGTAGACCTTGTTCCTCCGATTGTAGAGCGAGCTTTAAAAGAAAAGTTTCAAACCCCGTTAAAGTGA
- the rsmD gene encoding 16S rRNA (guanine(966)-N(2))-methyltransferase RsmD, protein MRVVSGKCKGHPLKAVPGNTTRPTTDKVKESIFNMIGPYYDGGIALDLFGGSGGLGIEAISRGIDKAIFVDRDSKAIKVIHQNLESCRLQEQAEVYRNDAERAVKALIKREISFDLILIDPPYKAQKIVSLVSVMDQHGLLNKDGIIMAEHGDDVVLPDSIGELVKVRAENYGITAISIYKYEGEGTE, encoded by the coding sequence ATGAGAGTAGTTTCAGGAAAATGTAAAGGGCACCCACTTAAAGCGGTACCTGGCAATACAACGCGTCCAACGACAGATAAAGTGAAAGAATCTATTTTTAATATGATAGGTCCTTATTATGATGGTGGTATCGCTCTTGATTTATTTGGTGGTAGCGGTGGTCTTGGAATTGAGGCCATAAGTAGAGGGATTGATAAAGCGATTTTTGTTGACCGAGATAGTAAGGCGATAAAAGTCATTCATCAAAATTTAGAAAGCTGTAGACTACAAGAACAAGCTGAAGTGTACCGAAATGATGCGGAACGTGCGGTAAAGGCGCTTATAAAGCGTGAAATATCATTCGATCTTATACTAATAGACCCTCCATATAAAGCTCAAAAAATTGTGTCTTTAGTTAGTGTGATGGACCAACATGGATTGTTAAATAAAGATGGAATCATTATGGCGGAGCATGGGGATGACGTGGTTTTACCTGACTCTATAGGAGAACTTGTAAAAGTACGAGCAGAAAACTATGGGATTACAGCAATTTCGATTTATAAGTATGAAGGTGAGGGGACGGAATGA
- a CDS encoding DUF7147 family protein, giving the protein MIQRFIELGEGYSDLYELLEIAKANKERITHMLQFETVKNEKKVCSLVVILKPTTTGDFQPLYICREGIPVLENKKSKRVILFEEMAEQLGKKVTTFTVKPSTTFPEKELFFNHLIGILRMNNFIPPMK; this is encoded by the coding sequence ATGATTCAACGCTTTATAGAACTCGGAGAAGGCTACTCTGATTTATATGAATTACTTGAAATTGCCAAAGCAAACAAAGAACGTATAACACATATGTTACAATTTGAAACTGTAAAAAACGAAAAAAAAGTGTGTTCACTTGTTGTAATACTAAAACCTACAACTACTGGTGATTTCCAGCCATTATACATATGTCGTGAAGGCATTCCTGTACTTGAAAATAAAAAAAGCAAACGTGTTATTTTATTTGAAGAAATGGCAGAACAATTAGGGAAAAAGGTTACTACCTTTACTGTAAAACCGTCGACAACTTTCCCTGAAAAAGAACTATTTTTTAATCATCTAATTGGTATTTTACGAATGAACAATTTCATTCCTCCAATGAAGTAA
- a CDS encoding YlbG family protein codes for MFGQRQSMIVYLHSLKHAKILRKYGNIHYISKRLKYAVVYCDMEQIEHMMQKLNKLPFVKKVEQSYRPFLKTEFENSRPDRAKEYDYS; via the coding sequence AACGACAAAGTATGATTGTTTATTTACATTCATTGAAACATGCCAAGATTTTAAGGAAATATGGTAACATTCATTACATATCAAAACGATTGAAATATGCGGTTGTATATTGTGATATGGAACAAATTGAGCATATGATGCAAAAATTGAATAAACTTCCTTTTGTAAAAAAAGTAGAACAGTCGTATCGCCCATTTTTAAAAACGGAATTCGAAAATTCACGTCCTGATCGGGCAAAGGAATACGATTATAGCTAA